From one Nothobranchius furzeri strain GRZ-AD chromosome 2, NfurGRZ-RIMD1, whole genome shotgun sequence genomic stretch:
- the LOC139061469 gene encoding gastrula zinc finger protein XlCGF57.1-like → MDTDVQQLVLVKEEAPEEQSAGEDQKDPEHIHMKEEQEENWTSLEGEQLHLEEKTDATRFPFTLASIKSEDDEEKPRFSQLHQQQVDDKEVPTSSSAHQMTAEIGGRAETSRNQDLNPHEQTSDSSETEMSGDDDEGDDVNLDSELSDSGSETGEEDSDWNESKSSDSHVRTVNKSFSCPECGKQFVHKRSLQKHVRVSGHSAIRSSSCLVKNKCVGVKQHVDSCKRVQKELKSFSCDDCGKRFSRKGNLNSHMRIHTGEKPFACKLCEKRLSSKKDLNRHMRVHTGEQPFACKLCGRRFSQKGDLNKHMNVHTGNKPFACELCGRRFGARNNLNRHMRVHTGEQPFVCELCGQRFGEKAKLGIHMRIHTGEKPFACELCGKRFAYKHALESHVRVHTGVKPFVCGLCGKSFSQNSTLNNHMRVHTGGKPLVCGLCGKRFAQKIALESHARVHTGEKPFVCGLCGKSYSQNSTLYNHMRVHTGGKPLICGLCGKRFAQKQALERHMRVHTGEKPSCL, encoded by the coding sequence atgttcaacagctagtgctggttaaagaagaagctcctgaggaACAGAGTGCAGGTGAGGACCAGAAAGACCCAGAACACATCCACATGAAGGAGGAACAAGAAGAaaactggaccagtctggagggagaacaACTCCATTTGGAGGAGAAAACTGATGCTACCAGGTTTCCATTCACATTggcttctataaagagtgaggatgatgaagagaaacctcgtttctcacagcttcatcagcagcaagtaGACGACAAAgaagttccaaccagcagctcagctcaccagatgacagcagaaatTGGTGGAAGAGCAGAAACTAGCAGGAACcaagatctgaaccctcatgaacagacatctgattcttcagaaacTGAAAtgagtggagatgatgatgagggtgatgatgtgaatctagactctgagctgtcagactctgggtctgaaactggagaagaAGACAGTGACTGGAATGAAAGCAAGTCTTCTGATTCACATGTTAGGACTGTCAACAAGTCctttagctgccctgagtgtggtaaaCAATTTGTCCACAAgaggtctctccagaaacatgtgagagtgtCAGGTCATTCAGCAATAAGGTCTTCAAGCTGTTTGGTCAAAAATAAATGTGTtggagtgaagcaacatgtagactcatgCAAGAGAGTCCAGAaagaactaaaatcatttagttgtgatgactgtggtaaaagatttagtcgaaagggaaatttaaacagtcacatgagaatccacacaggagaaaaaccttttgcctgtaagCTCTGTGAAAAAAGACTTAGCAGTAAGAAAGATTTAAACaggcacatgagagtccacacaggagaacaaccttttgcctgtaagctctgtggccgaagatttagccaaaagggaGATTTAAACAAGCACATGAATGTCCACACTGGAAataaaccttttgcttgtgagctctgtggtcgaaGATTTGGCGCAAGAAATAATTTAAACaggcacatgagagtccacacaggagaacagccttttgtctgtgagctctgtggtcaaagatttggAGAGAAAGCAAAATTAGGcattcacatgagaatccacacaggagaaaaaccttttgcctgtgagctctgtggtaaaagATTCGCCTATAAACATGCCTTGGAGAGTCACgtcagagtccacacaggagtaaaaccttttgtctgtgggCTCTGTGGTAAAAGTTTTAGCCAAAATTcaactttaaacaatcacatgagagtccacacaggaggaaAACCTTTGGTCTGTGGGCTCTGTGGTAAAAGATTCGCCCAAAAAATAGCCTTGGAGAGTCACgccagagtccacacaggagaaaaaccttttgtctgtgggCTCTGTGGTAAAAGTTATAGCCAAAATTCAACTTTAtacaatcacatgagagtccacacaggaggaaAACCTTTGATCTGTGGGCTCTGTGGTAAAAGATTCGCCCAAAAACAAGCCTTGgagagacacatgagagtccacacaggagaaaaaccttctTGCCTGTGA